One part of the Tachysurus fulvidraco isolate hzauxx_2018 chromosome 23, HZAU_PFXX_2.0, whole genome shotgun sequence genome encodes these proteins:
- the tbx18 gene encoding T-box transcription factor TBX18, which yields MAEKRRSPCTMSLKAHAFSVEALIGAEKRRKLDDEDSESCFGEVNEVSSLTGSAYGGGRNCDTDCDASPECEDVGSDSPRPASRSSQVHASPPPTSARAAEEVRVELQGSDLWKRFHDIGTEMIITKAGRRMFPAMRVKMTGLDPHQQYYIAMDIIPVDNKRYRYVYHSSKWMVAGNADSPVPPRVYIHPDSPASGETWMRQVISFDKLKLTNNELDDQGHIILHSMHKYQPRVHVIRKECGDELSPVKAVPTGDGVKAFSFPETVFTTVTAYQNQQITRLKIDRNPFAKGFRDSGRNRMGLEALVESYAFWRPSLRTLTFEDIPGMTKQGATGSHGVVGSSAHTHLLSTSPCSSPAFHLATGAGSVCDYSACSRSSHPLHRFATPLTADSYSRLASPAADAFSSTRNPAYVGGSDGETFSCTQTGLPIQIPGMPGHAPQLQYFMPSPAHNAFSTNQSAPSSYNGFRLHSPYGLYGYNFSTSPRLAASPEKMAATQSSVLGSSPSGTLTDRHVLSPVDGLHMLSGSQQSLFDSRTLGLTSSTSQVTAHMA from the exons atgGCCGAGAAGCGGCGGTCTCCGTGCACCATGAGCCTGAAGGCGCACGCGTTTTCGGTGGAGGCGCTGATCGGTGCGGAGAAACGCAGAAAACTCGACGATGAGGATAGTGAGAGTTGTTTTGGGGAAGTAAACGAGGTCTCAAGCCTGACTGGGAGCGCGTACGGCGGCGGACGCAACTGTGACACCGACTGTGACGCGTCCC cgGAGTGTGAGGATGTTGGCTCGGACAGTCCTCGGCCTGCCTCGCGGAGCTCTCAAGTGCACGCGTCACCGCCGCCGACAAGCGCACGAGCCGCAGAGGAGGTGCGCGTTGAGCTGCAGGGCTCGGATCTGTGGAAACGCTTCCACGACATCGGCACGGAAATGATCATCACCAAGGCAGGCAG ACGAATGTTCCCTGCAATGCGAGTGAAAATGACAGGACTGGACCCTCATCAGCAGTATTACATCGCAATGGACATCATACCTGTGGACAATAAACGTTACag atACGTGTACCACAGCTCCAAGTGGATGGTAGCAGGAAATGCAGATTCACCCGTCCCACCACGTGTGTACATCCACCCGGACTCTCCCGCTTCCGGCGAGACCTGGATGCGACAGGTCATTAGCTTCGACAAACTCAAACTGACCAATAACGAGCTGGACGACCAGGGCCAT ATCATTCTACACTCCATGCACAAGTACCAGCCGCGCGTCCACGTCATCCGTAAAGAGTGCGGCGACGAGCTCTCGCCCGTTAAGGCCGTGCCGACCGGTGATGGCGTGAAGGCCTTCTCCTTTCCCGAAACGGTGTTCACCACTGTCACAGCCTACCAGAACCAACAG attacAAGGCTGAAAATAGACAGAAACCCATTTGCAAAAGGATTCAGAGACTCTGGAAGAAACAG GATGGGTCTGGAGGCTCTGGTGGAGTCGTACGCTTTCTGGAGGCCTTCACTTAGAACGCTGACATTTGAAGATATACCAGGAATGACCAAGCAAG gTGCAACAGGCTCTCATGGAGTGGTTGGgtcttcagcacacacacacttactctctaCATCACCATGCTCCTCCCCAGCATTTCACCTGGCCACAGGGGCGGGGTCTGTGTGTGACTACTCAGCCTGCAGTCGAAGCAGCCATCCTCTTCACCGATTCGCCACGCCCCTCACTGCAGACTCGTACAGCCGATTGGCCAGCCCTGCAGCCGACGCCTTTTCCTCCACCAGAAACCCTGCTTATGTGGGCGGCTCAGACGGAGAAACGTTTTCCTGCACACAGACTGGCCTTCCAATCCAAATCCCTGGTATGCCTGGTCACGCCCCCCAGCTCCAGTATTTCATGCCCAGCCCTGCTCACAATGCCTTCTCCACCAATCAGAGCGCACCAAGTTCGTACAATGGCTTTCGTCTCCATAGTCCATACGGCCTTTATGGATACAACTTTTCCACCTCACCACGACTGGCTGCTAGTCCAGAAAAGATGGCTGCCACACAGAGCTCGGTCCTGGGCTCATCCCCAAGCGGTACTTTGACAGACAGGCACGTTCTGTCCCCTGTGGATGGTCTGCACATGCTCAGTGGGAGTCAGCAATCTCTCTTTGATTCACGGACATTAGGGCTGACAAGTTCCACCTCTCAGGTCACTGCCCACATGGCTTGA